The proteins below are encoded in one region of Gigantopelta aegis isolate Gae_Host unplaced genomic scaffold, Gae_host_genome ctg2812_pilon_pilon:::debris, whole genome shotgun sequence:
- the LOC121391675 gene encoding GTPase IMAP family member 7-like produces MENDEPHMRGTSLGRRCDAFLKRELRIVLLDITGAGKSASRNAILGNKSFVSKVCALSITSQCLDKKATRFGHDIVIIDTPGFCDTHRPEKEITEEIVKCIGLSSPGPHAFVVVLKVGRFTKEEQATIAKVKEVTVTKYLFVLFIRLEDQEAHNMTLETFLDETDGELKELINECGDRCTAINNNEKDAKVKEGNVKKLIDMIVSNIEKKDGHYYTPAVMEAAEQLVLKRQEELPRKNEEEICQEIHKIKREADEKLAQLEKELQKKQETLKAQELEKQRELHEEELKRIEAKRTKKRRG; encoded by the exons atggaaaatgacgaaccgcacatgcGTGGTAcgagtttgggacgtcgatg TGACGCATTTCTGAAGAGAGAATTACGCATTGTTTTGCTTGACATCACTGGTGCTGGGAAAAGTGCATCTCGGAATGCTATTCTCGGAAACAAAAGCTTTGTATCAAAGGTCTGTGCCTTGTCGATCACATCACAATGCTTGGATAAGAAGGCTACGCGTTTTGGCCATGATATCGTGATCATCGATACACCTGGTTTCTGTGATACTCACCGTCCAGAGAAGGAAATAACCGAGGAGATTGTCAAGTGCATTGGACTGTCATCACCAGGTCCCCACGCCTTCGTCGTGGTTCTTAAAGTTGGAAGATTTACCAAAGAAGAGCAAGCTACAATTGCTAAAGTTAAAGAAGTAACTGTGACAAAATATCTGTTCGTGCTCTTTATTCGACTTGAGGATCAGGAAGCACACAATATGACCTTAGAGACATTTCTGGACGAGACTGATGGTGAACTCAAAGAACTAATCAATGAATGTGGCGACAGATGTACAGCAATAAACAACAATGAAAAGGATGCTAAAGTGAAAGAAGGCAATGTTAAGAAGCTGATAGATATGATAGTGTCcaatatagaaaaaaaagatgGACATTACTATACACCAGCTGTGATGGAAGCAGCAGAGCAACTTGTCCTTAAACGTCAAGAAGAACTACCAAGAAAGAACGAGGAAGAAATTTGCCaggaaatacacaaaataaagaGGGAGGCAGACGAAAAGCTTGCACAGCTTGAAAAAGAGTTGcaaaagaaacaagaaacaTTGAAGGCACAGGAGCTTGAAAAACAACGAGAACTTCATGAGGAAGAGCTTAAAAGAATCGAAGCTAAACGGACGAAGAAGAGAAGAGGTTAA